The sequence GACATAATCTAAGAAATTTAAGGTATACTTTATTGCTTTAATGCTCTATTTAGGGCGTTGTATGCATATTTTAATTATCACTGTGGCATTTGAATAACATAAATACCCCTATGTGGGAGAGATAGTAGAACCATCCTTGAAACGTAGGCGCATCACCATGGTGATCGCGTCACTCGGCCTTTTCAATGGTTTATTATCATGCTCTTGTTGTGTATTCAGAAAAAATGAAGTAAATATTGTTTCTGGAACTTTACTTGTCAAAAGCAATGTCTTGCAATGTCCTGTGCGATAAGGATGCTAAATGTACAGCTAAAACTGAGATGTATTAAGTACTTTAGATGTGTAGATATAAATAACAACGACCACGCCTCTTTCTCATCAAgccccagtggcctaatggataaggcactggcctcctaagccagggattgtgggttcgagtcccatctGGGGTGAATGATTCTTTTTCTCTCGTGGAGGAAGAACTTTATACAGGGATTATTCGCGTTAATTATGTTTACGAAAAATGTTTCAGCCCACTAAAAAAATCAGCAACCGGCGGAATCGCACGACATCATCGTCGCTCTCAATACAGAAGTGACCGtaataagacatttttatttattgaaattcaTGAGAGGCAGAAATTTGCAGGAAATTATCAGCTGACATGGAGAAGCAGAGCATGAAACTGTGCATACTGCTGACTTTGGCTGCATCGGTGCAAACTTACCGTGAGTAACGGTGGTGTGGTGTATCTGAACATGACGGAAACTAATTTTGAATCCATAATGATTGAGTTGAACCTACTGCTAAAAAAGAAAGGTTGTTTGTTTATATGGAAACAGCATGGTGGCAACCATTCccatattacattttataaaatgctattttttgtttgttctgtctgttctatGTTGTTTCTATTCTGTTCTGTCTTACACAGACTATATTATTGCaatgtaaatttttattttttaaagcatttttcatATTCTGTCATATTGAAAATGACAGATAGTGATTAGAATATATACTTCAAAATTAAacatcaatatacagtatattaaagaaattgtatactgtatatactttaTGTTTACTGGGAGCAAACCATCTATGTTCCCTTGTGTGTGTCAACGTACCCGTTCAATAAATCAGATTCTGTTTCAAATAGAAAATTATAATAGCTGTACTATGTCCAAGTAACTACACCTATAATCAATGTGAATCCTTGTGATAGTCTATAAAGATAAATATTCATTTGTCTACTGAACGAAGCAACaagaatgtaaaaacactccCAATAGTTCCTTCTATTGGTGTCATGTCGTTATCTTACATAATGTGTGTTATCCAACCTCAGCCCTGTAACCCTGTCCATCCTCCTTGAATGGTAGAGTTCCAAGAGGCCACCGTGTCCTGGGATGCTGCCCAGAAAAGTGTGATCCTGAAGGAGGGGGTGATGGAGACAGAGGGGGGAGCCTACGGTTACTTCAATGACACTCTGCTCCTCTCTGGATGGGGCGTCTTGGAGATCTGTGCCGGTTACGGAGGAATCACACAGGAAGATGAGACTACCTTCTTCCTCGCTGGCTACCTGGAAGGCTACCTCACTGCTGGGCGAGTAGTCCAATACGTGCCTCAGGTCTTTGAGTCTACAGAGTCAGTCACTAGTTTACTATCAACAGTCGAACTCACCTGATTCATCTACCATGAATAATGACGTCTTTGTCTGGGTGAATCAGCATCATTTTCCATGGTCAAGTGCAGCagttataatataatacattttgaacGATCAGTGGTGTCTCAGATTTTGCATACGAACAAGCATATTTTATGTATTCCTTTTTCTTCAACATgagatgttttctttattttccatggaaaataaagaataacttCTATTTATCTCTACAAATTATTACACTCAATGACCTTGCAATGCAGGGCAGAGAAAACCGACACAAACGACTTTCTAAATTATCATATTAAAGTCTTTCAGATCATTACCAAGTAGCTGACTTGTATCAgtgtattataatatattataaatgttaAGAATTCTGACTGTATACTGTGTTACTTTCCTTAAAAACAGTCAATTCTAAATTAAAACACCCAAGAAAGCATGCAGTAACATTAATTGTGGGAATACTAGCAAAAAACTGAAAGAGCCCTTTAAAATGTGGCACCTGTTGTATACTATCATACAATGTTACACAAAagactatttttattttaactatgTTAATAATTATGTGACATTTCTGATTACAATTTTGACTGTGTAGCTTATAATATACCTAtctctgaaaatataaatatcactCAACAAGGCTGTTGTAAGTGGCTGACACATACTGAATACTGTCATTCTTTCTCCAACGCAGACAGATGTTCAGTCACTACTCCAACATGTATCCTCAGCTGATAAAAGATGAGAAGGTTCTGAATCCCCTGAAAAGGTTTTTAAGGTGCAGTCTTACTCTCTGTTCATCTTTATGGCTTAGATTAAACTAAGATTAAAACCACGTATGCTGCCAGATATTTTATCTAGTTCACTCTTGATATATATGTCTCACATGCTTTTTCAGAGGCTTTTTCACATGACTATATAGGTTTCTTGGaatatttacaatttttttttatgtttgtttgtcatAGAAATAGTAAAATCTTAAGGTATTGAATGTGAACTATTATCAACTTCACCACTCTCATCTGTCTTGACATTAGTTTATACTAAATGCAAAAATGGAATTTATGCATGCAgtgtttgttgtaatttttagGTTCATTTTATAGTAAGATCTGGTAGCAGATTTGAGAAGTTAACAGATTGCACGcatcacacagagaaacagtcCAAAGTGTCTCTCTGTTCTCCTAATGATCTGCAGCAAACAAGACCAGTGGGCCAGAGAGCAGGTGAAACAGCGGAGGAACAGCGACCCTCTGTGGAAGCATCTGGGACTGATCCTGGCCCAGCTGGACGGGCTCCACGCCGGAGCTGCACAATGGGCCAAAAGCAAACACAGAgaggtgtgtgaatgtgtatgtgtgtatgtgtgtatgtgtgtgtgtgtgttggagagaTGGTGAGAGAGTTGTCACAGTATCGTTTCATTCATCTCTGCCACTCTGCCCTCCTTCCCTGCCCAGCCTCTATCAGCGTTTGCGGTCCAGTTCCTGAACGGTGTCGGTGACCTGTTGGACCTCGTCCCAGCTCTGACACCTCGCTCCAACTCCTCCACAGGGACCAGTGCTTTCAGAATGCCAGGAATGGGCCACTGCACTGCTCTCATAAAGGTTAGGCCAAGCTCATTTAGCTCAAGCTGTGAGCAAGCTTGGAAAACCTCTACGTAGGCCTAACTGGTTTTCTTGTAGATCCTTGTGCATGGGTTCCCTCCTCTTAAATGTGTCAGTGAGTCAATACCATCTGTCCTTTTGTGTCACAAATCAACAGAAACTCCACATTATCATTTTATGAGATTTTATTGTCCTTTGAGTACattgagattttattttattgttatatttaattttcCCTTAAGTAGCCCCAACATTAAACAAAAAGTTATCACATTTACCAgtactgagtgaaatattcatatCTGAAACAAAGTTTTAATGGCTGCACCATTACAAGGAATGGAAAATACTAGATGTCTTGtgcataattttaaaaacatttcactgtaaTTCAGCATCGCATACgtggtatctttggaaacaaAGTACTAAAAAGTTAAAAGGGCTCAAGTGTTGAGGTGTTTACAGAAGAGCTGAGTTTTCAGGTGTTTCTTGAATACACCAAGGGAGTCAGCACACCATGTAGAGCTGGTTACCTCATTCCACCATCGCAGAACTACAAAAGACAAAGAGTCTGGATTGTGATTTCGATCCTTATATGAAATATAGTTCTGTGAGTTCGagctgatgatggtgctagagaaaatgtcagaacatCCACAAAGTGATTACAATTTTAAGTGTGAAAATTAGGGGAACATGACAATCCAtacaatagctgttgagataaaaacactaatGTAAACTTCATGGTGCtaaagtcagggaatcaccaaagtcactgAGATTCATCATCTTGACTTAATGGAtttgaaccaaatttcatggcaatccatccaacagttgttgaaatatttctgtccTATGTTGGCGTCCATAGAGACACaccgctagcatggctaacaTCTCTTCAACACATGCAAAAATCCAGATAAGAGATACTgagggtgatttttttttaaaaacaaacagcatacATGGCCCGACCAATAAGAAGAACCTTTTTATTACTTCCcccttcagacacacacacacacacacacacacatccctcaCCACAACCcatcctctctttttctgtgtctcaGGTGCTGCCAGGCTTTGAGAACCTGCTGTTTGGCCACTCTAGCTGGTATACTTATGCAGCCACCATGCGTATCTACAAACACTGGGACTTCAGGGTGTCTGACATGCACACCGCCACCGGAAAGATGTCGTTCAGCAGCTAccctggtacacacacacactcccatacacacaaagtacaatATCACACATGAGCCTTTCTTGTACAAGAACCTCATGGCAAAAGTAAAATTGGCAAAAGTGAGATTTATAGCTTGTTAGATGTTTTGACAGCCAAAACTGTCTTTTCTCAGGACATGACCTGAATTTTCAACAGTACAGAGTTCCTCAACGTAAAGTCACAACTTTCTTGGAAGAAACCCTGAGCTGAGGTGACCTGCTTGTCCTTAATCCACATGGTTTCGTTTTCATCTTGGAAAATATCAACACTGGCATGCAGGACTTAACCCAAATCCTCAATGAACAGTCTCTACTGAAAGTAATTCTTCTGCTAAGCACACAGCTTAGTCAGTGACGAGGAAACATCCAccccagagtgtgtgtgtgtgtgcacccaaACAGAACCATGATGAAATGTATTCCCTCACTGTCAAGTCAGAGGAGGCTGAGTAATTTTGTCGACAAAGATTTGCCGAGTGGTGTGGGCCATAAAAATCCTCTTACAGGCTCCATTGCTATCACAACACAAGTGGTTTAAAGTACTATTTTTAGAGACTGGCAGGCCAAGGATATCACTTCactatattaaaatgaagaGATGAAATACACTCCTGCCAGCGGAGGTAGTGTGTGACCTCTGCAGCCTTCTTAAGCTGCTTTTTCTCTGACAATGTGAAACATTTAGCATACACAGCAGGTCAGGGCCAACAGAAAAGATGAAATACACTCACAAATACTTtttgtagtagtagtggtgAAAATATTCCTCTGCTTATGAGTTTATTATTgatagcagcagcagtgttgtaTACTCATTATTAACTgcagagtagcagcagcagaagtAGTCGTTTTAATTAGGGCTGTaaccaattattttcttgaaactGGAATTAGTGATTTTTTTGGTATAAATGATTGATCAAATTTTAATCAGAGTTGCCAATTCATCTTCTGTTGATTGACAAattcaactaatcgttgcagctctaatggtAATGTTTTAGTAGTAGCAGTGGTATTAAAAGAAGTAGAAGGAAATCTCTGTCCCTGTAATTTGTAATAGTTATAGCAGCAGgtataatagtaatagtagtatgAATAGTACTAATAACAGTATTATTGGCTGAAATGACAACAATGGCAGTAATTGTCTTCACAGTACTGCTATTAATACTTCTAAATACCTTAATAGCAGTGatctttacatttttgcttgagtaaaagtaagaaaataatgGCAGCAAAATTTACTTATTTCTCAAAAGTAAGAGCACTCATTATGCACAATAGTTCCTCTTAGGGCTATTGCATTatcattattcattaattattttatttgtttaatatttattttaccaggAGAACCTCGTACCAGGACAGgcagcaacataaaaacaagtgagacagacagatctGTCACAGCCTCCCATTAGtctatataaaataataaaattataatataagagaaaataaaaatacagccTTAAAACATACCAAAATTGGactgagaaacagcagcaatcTGAAGTATTAAAAACCTGCTAGCAAGCACCCAACACGATACTGGAAGATATGTAATATGTAAGCAgctaatattttatttagtactttcatgcacattttcaagCATCCCATTgatatgtttttgaaaaatcatAATCTGCAAAACAACCAGTaaagcataaaaaatacaatattttcctctgatgtgGTGCAGTAGAAGTTTGATTTGGAAATGTTCagataaagtacaagtacttcaaaatgtAGCTTGAAAACAACAGTTGAGTATAAATTCCACCACTGATAAATAGTTACACAAGCTGTGGGTTACAGTTGACGATAAGAAAATATCTAATCTCAACTGTTTACTTTTCCCACCCTGctcaaatattatattttcaatatttgtCCTAAAATATCCTCCTACACTCACTGCTGTTAACCTTGGCTTCTAAATGACCaccactccctcctcctcctcctcctcctcctcctcctccctctccaggCTTCCTGATGTCTCTCGATGATTTCTACCTGCTGGGGAGCGGCCTGCTGATGACTCAGACCTCCAACAGTGTCTTCAACGTCTCTCTGTTCTCGCGGCTCAGCCCTCACAGCCTGCTGGCCTGGCAGAGAGTCCGCCTGGCCAACAGCTTGGCGCACAGCGGAGAGGAGTGGGCGCGCATCTTCTCCAAATACAACTCAGGTGAGATGCTGTTGAGAGGGTTGTGAAGGAGGGGGTTTTTGTTAGTGAATGAAGGTTACGcacttttcaaataaatatgtaaGAAATTTGATTCTTAAATTGAACTGAATCTGTAAGatacaacacaaaaatacaccACCCAGGAATGTGATTACGCTAGTATATTCCATTTAAATTTACTTTGAACCCCACTTCCCTCTTAAGACCTTTCAGATAAAAAAGATAGTCACTACTTTTTATCATCAGTGCATCATTAGGATGGGTTGGTTGCAGCAGTTACAGTCATAATGCCATGCTTGCCCTTTAATGAAGATCTTAATGTACTAAATGTTACT is a genomic window of Thunnus maccoyii chromosome 20, fThuMac1.1, whole genome shotgun sequence containing:
- the LOC121887603 gene encoding phospholipase B-like 1 isoform X1, with the protein product MEKQSMKLCILLTLAASVQTYQFQEATVSWDAAQKSVILKEGVMETEGGAYGYFNDTLLLSGWGVLEICAGYGGITQEDETTFFLAGYLEGYLTAGQMFSHYSNMYPQLIKDEKVLNPLKRFLSKQDQWAREQVKQRRNSDPLWKHLGLILAQLDGLHAGAAQWAKSKHREPLSAFAVQFLNGVGDLLDLVPALTPRSNSSTGTSAFRMPGMGHCTALIKVLPGFENLLFGHSSWYTYAATMRIYKHWDFRVSDMHTATGKMSFSSYPGFLMSLDDFYLLGSGLLMTQTSNSVFNVSLFSRLSPHSLLAWQRVRLANSLAHSGEEWARIFSKYNSGTYNSQYMVVDLSRVSLGHSIRNGALTIVEQIPRKVIHSDQTEALRRGYWPSYNIPFHVEIYNLSGYGVMWRRHGEDFSYDLCPRAKILRRDQAKVSDLSSLKHIMRYNNYRRDPYSKGHPCKTICCRNDLRPRRPRPGGCYDTKVTDYQMALQLVTEAINGPTTQGGLHPFSWQSFNLTTHQGLPHSYNFTFVTMRPTLCRP
- the LOC121887603 gene encoding phospholipase B-like 1 isoform X2 — protein: METEGGAYGYFNDTLLLSGWGVLEICAGYGGITQEDETTFFLAGYLEGYLTAGQMFSHYSNMYPQLIKDEKVLNPLKRFLSKQDQWAREQVKQRRNSDPLWKHLGLILAQLDGLHAGAAQWAKSKHREPLSAFAVQFLNGVGDLLDLVPALTPRSNSSTGTSAFRMPGMGHCTALIKVLPGFENLLFGHSSWYTYAATMRIYKHWDFRVSDMHTATGKMSFSSYPGFLMSLDDFYLLGSGLLMTQTSNSVFNVSLFSRLSPHSLLAWQRVRLANSLAHSGEEWARIFSKYNSGTYNSQYMVVDLSRVSLGHSIRNGALTIVEQIPRKVIHSDQTEALRRGYWPSYNIPFHVEIYNLSGYGVMWRRHGEDFSYDLCPRAKILRRDQAKVSDLSSLKHIMRYNNYRRDPYSKGHPCKTICCRNDLRPRRPRPGGCYDTKVTDYQMALQLVTEAINGPTTQGGLHPFSWQSFNLTTHQGLPHSYNFTFVTMRPTLCRP